In Flammeovirgaceae bacterium 311, one DNA window encodes the following:
- a CDS encoding saccharopine dehydrogenase (nadp(+), l-glutamate-forming) (COG1748 Saccharopine dehydrogenase and related proteins), with the protein MKNILVIGAGRSATALLDYLKKYIQDKDLHLTIADADAALAQQKRGAANEKVTAISFDIFNEAELNGNISRADVVVSMVPAAFHPLVAKSCIRHKKHMLSASYVSDEIKALDEQARAAGILILKECGLDPGIDHMTAMEAIDRIKAAGGKLKAFRSYTGGLIAPESDTNPWGYKFTWNPRNVVLAGQGTTARYLRNGEYKYIPYHRLFGRLEQIEIEGYAPFEGYPNRDSLSYLSVYGIESIPTMLRGTLRKRGYCDAWATLVQLGLTDDSFKMEGLEKMTLRDFTNSFLSYDPSLSIEEKFCRMMELSPQSGIFERVEWLGLFSDEPVPLSNASPAQVLQAVLEEKWKLQAEDKDMVVMQHIFDWEEGDVQKRLYASLVSLGDDQLHTAMAKTVGWPLAIAVRLLVEGKIERRGVCTPVTPDLYKPVLEELRELGVTFLEKEVSVSAAKK; encoded by the coding sequence ATGAAAAATATTCTTGTTATTGGCGCTGGTCGCTCTGCCACAGCGCTCCTTGATTATCTGAAAAAATACATACAGGATAAAGACCTGCACCTAACCATAGCTGATGCCGATGCCGCGCTGGCACAGCAAAAAAGGGGAGCCGCAAATGAGAAGGTAACGGCCATCAGCTTCGATATTTTCAATGAAGCAGAGCTAAACGGCAACATCAGCAGAGCCGATGTGGTGGTGAGCATGGTGCCGGCTGCTTTTCACCCCCTGGTGGCAAAATCCTGCATTCGCCATAAGAAGCACATGCTTTCTGCCTCCTATGTATCTGACGAGATAAAGGCGCTGGATGAGCAGGCCCGGGCGGCTGGTATCCTGATCCTCAAAGAGTGCGGACTGGACCCGGGCATCGATCATATGACTGCCATGGAAGCCATAGATCGTATCAAAGCAGCAGGCGGAAAGCTGAAAGCATTCCGTTCCTACACCGGCGGCCTTATTGCCCCGGAATCGGATACCAACCCCTGGGGATATAAATTTACCTGGAATCCCCGTAATGTGGTGCTGGCGGGGCAGGGCACCACAGCCCGGTACCTGCGCAATGGCGAATACAAATACATACCCTACCACCGCCTGTTTGGCCGGCTGGAGCAAATTGAAATAGAAGGATATGCTCCCTTCGAAGGTTATCCTAACCGGGATTCCCTAAGTTACCTCTCTGTATATGGTATAGAAAGTATTCCGACCATGCTGCGCGGTACCCTGCGAAAACGGGGGTACTGTGATGCCTGGGCAACTCTTGTGCAGCTGGGGCTAACGGACGACAGCTTTAAAATGGAAGGACTGGAAAAGATGACGCTGCGTGATTTTACAAATTCCTTTCTATCCTACGACCCTTCTTTATCAATAGAAGAGAAGTTTTGCCGCATGATGGAGCTTAGTCCGCAGAGCGGCATCTTTGAAAGAGTGGAGTGGCTGGGCCTGTTTTCTGATGAGCCGGTGCCCCTAAGCAATGCCAGCCCGGCACAGGTACTCCAGGCAGTGCTGGAAGAAAAATGGAAGCTGCAGGCTGAGGATAAGGATATGGTGGTGATGCAGCATATTTTTGACTGGGAAGAAGGGGATGTACAAAAAAGACTGTATGCGTCGCTGGTAAGCCTGGGCGATGATCAGCTGCATACGGCCATGGCGAAAACAGTTGGCTGGCCGCTTGCCATTGCCGTTAGGCTGCTGGTAGAGGGAAAAATAGAGAGGAGAGGGGTCTGCACCCCTGTAACCCCTGATTTATATAAACCTGTTTTAGAAGAGCTGCGTGAGCTCGGCGTTACTTTCCTCGAGAAAGAAGTGAGTGTGTCGGCGGCTAAAAAATAA
- a CDS encoding CMP/dCMP deaminase zinc-binding protein (COG0295 Cytidine deaminase): MPKIITNKLEFTLYNSLEELNQQDRELMLMARNACNTAYAPYSHFSVGAALLLADGQLVSGSNQENAAYPSGLCAERVAFFSCAVLHPDKPILKVAVTATQAGSGIFQTASPCGGCRQVMLEYEHKQQQPIEILLQWGEQQIIKAVSIADLLPFSFTMESLFSNK, from the coding sequence ATGCCTAAAATAATTACAAATAAGCTGGAGTTTACCCTTTATAACTCCCTCGAAGAACTCAACCAGCAGGACCGGGAACTGATGCTGATGGCCAGAAACGCCTGCAACACGGCTTATGCACCTTACTCCCATTTCAGTGTTGGGGCTGCCCTGCTCCTGGCCGATGGCCAGCTTGTTTCCGGTAGTAATCAGGAGAATGCCGCTTACCCCAGCGGCCTTTGTGCAGAACGGGTGGCCTTTTTTTCCTGTGCTGTACTGCATCCTGACAAACCTATCTTGAAAGTAGCCGTAACTGCCACCCAGGCAGGCAGCGGCATTTTCCAGACAGCCTCGCCCTGTGGCGGCTGCCGCCAGGTAATGCTGGAGTATGAGCATAAACAGCAGCAACCAATCGAGATACTGCTGCAGTGGGGTGAGCAGCAAATTATTAAGGCTGTTTCCATTGCCGATTTGCTGCCTTTTTCGTTCACCATGGAATCACTTTTTTCAAACAAATAA
- a CDS encoding mcp methyltransferase, cher-type (COG1352 Methylase of chemotaxis methyl-accepting proteins) — MRDIEIAELRNLTQVIKDTYNYDFTNYAMSSFKRRIQRVMDVFKMNSVQELINRLKEDRSFFHDFVSEITVNVTEMFRDPSFWRVARDHIIPNVLLNADTISIWHAGCSSGEEVFSMAVMLKEMGILEKSKIIATDLDPEILEKARGGVYSLKNMELNEKNYIRYQGTGKLTDYYTVRDGKAYMDKSLVANVSWRQHNLVNGPVFNKFDLVLCRNVMIYFNQTLQNEVLKRLHESLFKYGYLIIGSKESLIWCEIANKFIVVNNEEKIYKKIKD; from the coding sequence ATGCGCGATATCGAGATAGCAGAATTAAGAAACCTTACCCAGGTTATTAAAGATACATACAACTATGACTTTACGAACTACGCCATGTCGTCATTCAAGCGGCGTATTCAGCGGGTTATGGATGTCTTTAAGATGAACTCCGTACAGGAGCTCATTAACCGCCTGAAGGAGGACCGATCATTCTTCCATGATTTTGTTTCAGAAATCACGGTAAACGTAACCGAAATGTTCCGCGACCCTTCCTTCTGGCGGGTGGCACGTGATCATATTATCCCCAATGTATTGCTCAATGCTGACACCATCAGCATCTGGCATGCCGGCTGCAGCAGTGGCGAAGAAGTGTTTAGCATGGCCGTTATGCTGAAAGAGATGGGAATTCTGGAGAAATCCAAAATCATTGCCACCGATCTTGATCCTGAAATATTGGAAAAAGCGCGTGGTGGAGTGTACTCGCTCAAGAACATGGAGCTGAACGAGAAAAACTACATCCGCTACCAGGGTACCGGCAAGTTAACCGATTACTATACCGTGCGCGATGGCAAAGCTTATATGGATAAGTCGCTGGTTGCGAATGTATCCTGGCGGCAGCATAATCTGGTAAATGGCCCTGTTTTTAACAAGTTCGACCTGGTACTGTGCCGCAACGTGATGATCTACTTTAACCAGACCCTGCAGAACGAGGTCTTAAAAAGGCTGCACGAAAGCTTGTTCAAGTACGGGTACCTGATCATAGGCTCAAAAGAATCCCTCATCTGGTGCGAGATAGCCAACAAATTTATTGTGGTGAACAACGAGGAGAAGATTTACAAGAAGATTAAGGATTAA
- a CDS encoding cheb methylesterase (COG2201 Chemotaxis response regulator containing a CheY-like receiver domain and a methylesterase domain), whose amino-acid sequence MTKFSLHNRYKAIVIGGSAGSFQGITKILSSIPEDFNLPIIMCLHRLKHVRNGFTEALSIKSKKPVIEPYDKENIKKGMVYLAPANYHLCLELGNSFSLSTEDMVNNSRPAIDITLDSAAYVYKDKLVGILLSGANKDGAMGMKRIKERGGLTIVQEPGECMIDTMPTAALEATTIDHVLKVDEIIRFLNELDKLYK is encoded by the coding sequence ATGACGAAATTCAGTCTACATAACCGATATAAAGCCATTGTGATTGGTGGATCTGCCGGGAGCTTTCAGGGTATTACCAAAATCCTGTCCTCTATTCCGGAAGATTTTAACCTGCCCATCATCATGTGCCTGCATCGGCTCAAGCATGTACGCAATGGCTTTACGGAGGCCCTCTCGATCAAGAGCAAAAAGCCTGTGATCGAACCTTACGATAAAGAAAATATCAAGAAGGGAATGGTATACCTGGCTCCGGCCAACTACCACCTCTGCCTTGAATTAGGGAATTCATTTTCGCTCTCAACAGAGGATATGGTGAATAATTCAAGGCCTGCCATCGATATCACCCTGGATTCGGCAGCCTATGTGTACAAAGACAAGCTGGTGGGTATTCTGCTTTCAGGTGCCAATAAAGATGGTGCAATGGGGATGAAACGCATTAAAGAGCGTGGGGGCCTCACCATTGTGCAGGAGCCGGGTGAATGTATGATAGACACCATGCCAACAGCTGCGCTGGAGGCAACCACGATAGACCATGTGCTGAAGGTTGATGAGATCATCAGATTTTTAAATGAACTGGATAAACTCTACAAGTAA
- a CDS encoding gaf domain protein (COG2203 FOG: GAF domain): MNKIANTFAIGASMLFVLGGFATAWFLIAMPDYLMASSKEIDLAVVAELKPLHVQILILTLSTLMIGLVALIAQAVSFKNRDANVVYVEKVKSSQQHTAKLSEDDTESHDVSAMSEELLTAIREAAAKNDHPDKKLEQALRVVCSQLQASQGAVYVSVQQQHSRLLELRAGYALMKPDSQVIRFEYGEGLPGQVAKEGQSVNLSKVPDGYIKVLSGLGSASPKHLLLVPVRAGESIAGVVEIASFTPLTKSQEELVKQSFEIMGKIIDESSQHAATVQSLHEEDSPINELIK, from the coding sequence ATGAATAAAATAGCCAACACCTTTGCGATCGGGGCAAGCATGCTTTTTGTACTGGGTGGGTTTGCCACTGCCTGGTTCCTAATTGCGATGCCAGACTATTTGATGGCATCTTCCAAGGAGATCGATCTGGCAGTGGTAGCCGAATTAAAGCCCCTGCACGTACAAATATTAATCCTTACCCTCTCTACCCTCATGATTGGCCTCGTGGCTCTTATTGCACAGGCTGTCTCCTTCAAGAACAGAGATGCCAATGTGGTGTATGTGGAGAAGGTAAAAAGCAGCCAGCAGCATACTGCAAAGCTTAGTGAAGACGATACCGAAAGCCACGATGTAAGTGCCATGAGTGAGGAGCTGCTTACTGCCATTCGTGAAGCAGCCGCCAAAAACGATCATCCGGACAAAAAGCTGGAGCAGGCGCTTCGGGTGGTGTGCAGCCAGCTGCAGGCCAGCCAGGGTGCGGTATATGTAAGCGTTCAGCAGCAGCATAGCCGTTTGCTGGAACTGCGCGCCGGATATGCCCTTATGAAGCCCGATAGCCAGGTAATTCGCTTCGAATACGGAGAAGGCCTACCCGGACAGGTGGCAAAAGAAGGGCAGTCTGTAAATCTTAGCAAGGTGCCCGATGGCTATATCAAAGTACTAAGCGGCCTGGGCAGCGCTTCACCAAAACATTTACTGCTGGTGCCGGTAAGGGCTGGCGAATCAATAGCCGGTGTGGTGGAAATTGCGTCCTTCACCCCGCTTACAAAATCGCAGGAAGAGCTGGTAAAACAGTCTTTTGAAATCATGGGGAAAATTATTGACGAAAGCAGCCAGCACGCAGCAACAGTTCAATCCCTACACGAAGAAGACAGCCCCATAAATGAACTCATTAAATGA